The following are encoded in a window of Ranitomeya variabilis isolate aRanVar5 chromosome 6, aRanVar5.hap1, whole genome shotgun sequence genomic DNA:
- the POLR1F gene encoding DNA-directed RNA polymerase I subunit RPA43 — MAAPDNPGDSAADVSEKPAALSFLTLPSFSEACGFIDIKHSCLAVKTHRRHIALAPKYMSKKRSGITEHLTAELLKYNVVLEGVPVAYDNIKLIGELGDIYDDVGYIHINIEADFVVFQPQYGEKLVGVVNKKAPSHIGCLVHGCFNASLPRPMKMPVEAWQHVDVNVGDQLEFEVFRLDSDAVGVLCIRGRLSRTMEAEAIKKMNAMSEEQNANTSLVKNGSEITEEGAVDETTMPAQDTSKSKGKKRSYKETFAQNKFTENQQDTNLSLEEAPKKKRKKHKHQEIFSQDLFLEVDGNVDDSIMETSLQSNTKKKKKKHRDSLQNIDNDVAVDSGVVGSESASVVSSYREHKAKKSKKKKERDLADLESSLHNGTEDSLVTRDGALEGQVTESVAIKKRKKKHKNTSAILD; from the exons ATGGCAGCTCCTGACAACCCCGGGGATTCCGCAGCCGATGTCTCGGAGAAGCCGGCGGCCCTCTCGTTCCTTACGCTGCCGTCCTTCTCCGAGGCCTGCGGGTTCATTGACATCAAACATTCGTGCTTGGCGGTGAAGACGCACCGCAGACATATAGCGCTGGCCCCCAAGTACATGAGCAAGAAGCGGAGCGGTATAACGGAGCACCTGACCGCCGAGCTGCTGAAGTACAACGTGGT ATTGGAAGGCGTCCCCGTGGCCTACGATAACATCAAGCTGATTGGCGAGTTGGGAGACATTTACGATGACGTTGGATACATTCACATCAATATTGAAGCTGACTTTGTGGTTTTCCAGCCGCAGTACGGAGAGAAGCTTGTG GGCGTGGTCAACAAGAAGGCTCCCAGTCACATCGGCTGCCTTGTCCATGGCTGTTTCAATGCTTCCCTACCGAGGCCCATGAAGATGCCCGTTGAAGCCTGGCAGCACGTGGACGTGAATGTAGGTGATCAGCTCGAATTTGAAGTCTTCCGATTGGATTCGGACGCAGTGGGAGTGCTTTGCATTCGCGGGAGATTGAGTAGAAC AATGGAAGCTGAAGCTATTAAAAAAATGAATGCAATGTCTGAAGAACAGAATGCCAATACATCACTCGTCAAGAACGGTTCAGAAATTACAGAGGAAGGAGCAGTTGATGAGACGACCATGCCGGCACAGGACACCTCAAAATCAAAAGGCAAGAAGCGTTCGTACAAAGAAACCTTTGCTCAAAACAAATTCACAGAGAACCAGCAAGATACTAACTTGAGTTTGGAAGAAGCTcccaagaaaaagagaaagaaacacAAACATCAGGAAATCTTTTCTCAAGATCTATTTCTAGAAGTAGATGGAAATGTAGATGATTCCATCATGGAGACCTCATTGCAATcaaatacaaaaaagaaaaagaagaagcaTCGAGATTCTTTACAAAACATTGACAATGATGTAGCAGTAGACAGCGGTGTAGTAGGATCTGAGAGCGCATCAGTGGTCTCCTCATATCGAGAACATAAAGCCAAAAAgtccaagaaaaaaaaagaaagagaccTTGCTGACCTTGAGAGCAGCTTACACAATGGGACAGAAGATTCATTAGTGACCAGAGATGGTGCATTAGAAGGACAAGTGACGGAATCTGTAGCCATAAAGAAACGGAAGAAGAAACACAAAAACACTTCTGCCATCCTGGATTAG